One part of the Streptomyces sp. NBC_00286 genome encodes these proteins:
- a CDS encoding alpha/beta fold hydrolase, which translates to MSRPATFVPPPGARAYRLGTARGEFAVIDAPVAPGVEAKGTALLLPGFTGSKEDFISLHEPLAAAGYRTVAVDGRGQYKTPGPRDDEAPYAQGELARDVLAQVEAVTETPQERVHLVGHSFGGQVARAAVLLDSARFRSLTLIASGPAEISASQQLRVKLLRDALAVMDMAQVWDAIQALEPPEDAADQQDLDAGLDDLEVLRQRWLGNSPAQLIAAGRQLCSEPDRVAELAAVPIPFHVLSGEEDGTWPVPLLDDMAVRLKAHRTVVRGAEHSPNTDRPLETAEALAAFWKQTDQTT; encoded by the coding sequence ATGAGCAGGCCCGCCACCTTTGTCCCCCCGCCCGGCGCCCGTGCGTATCGGCTCGGCACCGCGCGCGGTGAGTTCGCCGTGATCGACGCCCCCGTGGCGCCCGGCGTCGAAGCGAAGGGAACCGCGCTGCTGCTGCCAGGGTTCACCGGCAGCAAGGAGGACTTCATCTCCCTGCACGAACCCCTGGCCGCGGCCGGATACCGGACCGTCGCCGTGGACGGACGCGGCCAGTACAAGACGCCGGGCCCAAGAGACGACGAAGCCCCGTATGCGCAAGGTGAGTTGGCGCGGGACGTACTCGCCCAGGTCGAGGCGGTCACCGAGACGCCGCAGGAACGCGTGCACCTCGTCGGCCACTCGTTCGGCGGACAGGTCGCCCGGGCCGCCGTACTGCTGGACTCCGCCCGCTTCCGCTCGCTCACGCTCATCGCCTCGGGGCCGGCCGAGATCTCCGCTTCGCAGCAGCTACGGGTCAAGCTGTTGCGGGACGCTCTCGCCGTGATGGACATGGCGCAGGTGTGGGACGCGATCCAGGCACTGGAGCCTCCGGAGGACGCGGCCGACCAGCAGGACCTGGACGCCGGACTCGATGACCTCGAAGTGCTCAGGCAACGCTGGCTCGGCAACAGCCCCGCTCAACTCATCGCCGCGGGGCGCCAGTTGTGCTCGGAACCGGACCGCGTCGCCGAGCTGGCCGCCGTACCGATCCCCTTTCACGTCCTGTCGGGCGAAGAGGACGGCACCTGGCCGGTGCCGCTCCTGGACGACATGGCCGTACGCCTCAAGGCCCACCGCACGGTCGTACGCGGAGCCGAGCACTCCCCCAACACGGACCGCCCCCTGGAAACGGCCGAAGCCCTGGCCGCCTTCTGGAAGCAGACCGACCAAACCACGTAA